The following is a genomic window from Calditrichota bacterium.
CTGGGTAGTGGAGGTATCACACTCGTGGCTGAACCGATTCAGAAAGCTGTTGGTTCGCTATGAGAAGAGAACAGCAAGCTATGTGGCCCTAGCGCAATTGGCTTGCGCCATCATTGCCTACAGAAAAATAGGCGTTATTTACGGATAAACACTTAAGATAACTTCAGTCTTGCGTCTGCACCGTCTAATGACCATTGAAGTCAGCGGT
Proteins encoded in this region:
- a CDS encoding transposase; this encodes WVVEVSHSWLNRFRKLLVRYEKRTASYVALAQLACAIIAYRKIGVIYG